A single region of the Brachypodium distachyon strain Bd21 chromosome 3, Brachypodium_distachyon_v3.0, whole genome shotgun sequence genome encodes:
- the LOC100823376 gene encoding autophagy-related protein 18b: MASGSSRSQILCASFNQDNSLFSVGTKEGFKIFDALTGRLCYENKLGGLNVVEMRFGTSLIAIVGTGEQPSLSPRRLCLFNTSKGAPKKDLNFRSSILAVRFSRTRLVVLLQDKTFIYDLHSAHILEEIDTVLNIKGLCAFSPNSEWCYLAIPASTSKGSALVYKASEPELICQIDAHQSPLAAMAFSSNGMYLATASEKGTMIRVHIVAQATKSHSFRRGAYPSTIYSLSFGPCNDKPQPDVLVATSSSGSLHMFFLGAARNGRNQTNKLLGSIIPGSKAITDALDPANHHVIHNIAPAEIKSCLAVHSTVEYPQNSSKFPAVRTVVYTITHDGYFREYTISTTKSNESSWVLERELSLLDTGFVTSKQNEHQMD, from the exons atggcgagcGGCTCTTCCCGGTCCCAGATTCTCTGCGCCTCCTTCAACCAGGACAACAG CTTGTTCTCCGTCGGCACGAAGGAGGGGTTCAAGATTTTCGACGCCCTCACCGGGAGGCTCTGCTACGAGAACA AACTTGGGGGATTAAATGTCGTGGAGATGCGTTTTGGCACAAGCCTTATCGCTATAGTGGGAACTGGGGAACAG CCGTCACTGTCTCCTCGGCGGCTTTGCCTGTTCAATACCAGCAAAGGTGCCCCAAAGAAGGATCTGAATTTTAGAAGTTCAATCTTGGCTGTTCGATTTAGCAGAACGAG GCTTGTTGTTTTATTACAGGACAAGACCTTTATTTATGATCTACACAGTGCTCATATCTTGGAGGAAATTGACACAGTGCTTAATATAAAAG GTCTTTGTGCATTTTCTCCTAATTCAGAATGGTGTTACTTGGCCATCCCAGCAAGCACATCTAAAGGATCCGCTTTGGTGTACAAAGCATCAGAACCTGAGCTAATATGTCAg ATAGATGCTCATCAGTCTCCATTAGCTGCAATGGCATTTTCTTCTAATGGGATGTACCTGGCAACTGCTTCTGAAAAGGGTACTATGATTAGAGTACATATTGTTGCACAAGCCACCAAG TCACATAGTTTTCGACGGGGAGCATACCCATCAACGATTTACTCACTCTCATTTGGACCTTGTAATGATAAACCTCAACCTGACGTTCTTGTTGCCACAAGTTCATCAGGTTCTTtgcacatgttttttcttggtGCTGCCAGAAATGGAAG GAACCAAACTAATAAATTACTGGGCTCAATAATTCCTGGATCTAAAGCAATAACTGATGCTTTGGATCCAGCTAATCATCATGTTATTCACAATATCGCCCCTGCAGAAATCAAGAG CTGTCTAGCAGTACATAGTACTGTAGAATATCCCCAAAATTCTTCCAAATTTCCTGCTGTGAG GACTGTAGTTTATACCATAACTCATGATGGATATTTCCGTGAGTATACGATCAGCACCACCAAGTCAAATGAATCTTCGTGGGTTTTGGAGCGCGAATTGAGCCTATTGGATACTGGTTTTGTCACTTCAAAACAGAATGAACACCAGATGGACTGA